One Tolypothrix bouteillei VB521301 DNA window includes the following coding sequences:
- a CDS encoding aldo/keto reductase, with translation MSESTSNSEMLYRVLGSTGEKVSAIGLGGWHIGLKYVDEELGIRIVRTAIDRGITFMDNSWDYNGGVSEIRMGKALRDGYRDKVFLMTKIDGRSKKEAAKQIDESLRRLQVDCIDLVQHHEIIRYEDPHRVFDEEGANAAFIEARKAGKLRYIGFTGHKDPHIHLHMLEVAASSGFKFDAVQMPLNVMDAHYRSFAKLVVPELVKNNIGVLGMKSMANGILLRSKTVTPIECLHYALNLPTSVVIAGIDSMDILEQAFEAVRTFQTMNEHEVESLLAKTAEAAARGEFEPFKTSSIFDSTAQHPAWLGEEPQRLQQLMPT, from the coding sequence ATGTCAGAAAGTACGTCAAACTCAGAAATGCTTTATCGTGTTCTCGGTAGCACGGGAGAAAAGGTTTCTGCGATCGGACTGGGTGGTTGGCACATTGGATTGAAGTACGTTGATGAGGAATTGGGTATACGTATAGTTCGCACAGCTATCGATCGCGGTATCACCTTTATGGATAACTCCTGGGATTATAACGGGGGTGTTAGCGAGATTCGCATGGGGAAAGCGCTGCGTGATGGCTATCGAGACAAAGTGTTCCTGATGACGAAAATTGATGGTCGCTCGAAGAAAGAAGCTGCAAAACAAATAGACGAATCGCTTCGACGCCTTCAAGTTGATTGCATCGATCTCGTACAGCACCACGAAATTATCAGGTATGAAGACCCGCATCGAGTGTTTGATGAAGAAGGAGCAAATGCCGCTTTTATTGAGGCGCGTAAAGCTGGTAAGCTCAGATACATAGGCTTTACGGGACATAAAGATCCTCACATTCATCTGCATATGCTTGAAGTTGCAGCCAGTTCCGGTTTTAAATTTGATGCCGTTCAAATGCCGCTGAATGTAATGGATGCACACTACCGAAGCTTTGCAAAGTTAGTTGTGCCAGAACTAGTCAAAAACAACATCGGCGTTCTTGGCATGAAAAGTATGGCTAATGGTATTCTTTTACGGTCAAAGACTGTAACGCCAATTGAGTGTCTGCATTATGCTCTAAATTTGCCCACATCGGTAGTAATCGCTGGAATTGACAGCATGGATATTCTGGAGCAAGCTTTTGAAGCCGTGCGTACATTCCAGACAATGAACGAGCATGAGGTAGAATCGTTGTTAGCAAAAACGGCAGAGGCAGCAGCACGAGGGGAGTTTGAGCCATTCAAAACCTCATCCATTTTCGACAGCACCGCTCAGCATCCGGCTTGGCTTGGAGAGGAACCACAGCGCCTTCAGCAATTGATGCCAACATAA
- a CDS encoding SDR family oxidoreductase: MTISLKPLRNQVIVITGASSGIGLVTARMAAQKGAKLVLAARNEDALRQLTDEICSKGGQAIYVVADVGKEEDVNRIADRALAEFSGFDTWVNNAGVSIFGLCTEVSIPDMKRMFDTNFWGTVYGSRAAVKHFKERGSNGALINIGSFFGDRATPVQSTYSASKHALHGWTDALRMELEAEKAPISVTLIHPGRIDTPYNEHARSYMPKQPAHRGMIYPPEAVAEAILYSAEHPKRDMFVGFQAKFFAVLGGISPRLMDKLMEIWMFPSQQSDRPSRDREDNALYQAGYGMHERGTHQGWIRSGSIYVKVSKYPVFTTIAVAGLSVAIWLLATSVV; the protein is encoded by the coding sequence ATGACTATTTCACTCAAACCCCTCCGCAACCAAGTTATTGTCATTACTGGTGCTTCCAGTGGAATTGGCTTAGTGACTGCTAGAATGGCAGCACAAAAAGGTGCAAAACTCGTTCTTGCGGCTCGTAATGAGGATGCGCTCCGTCAACTTACCGACGAAATTTGCAGCAAGGGAGGTCAGGCAATTTATGTTGTTGCTGATGTAGGAAAAGAAGAAGACGTTAATCGCATAGCCGATCGGGCGCTCGCAGAGTTCTCTGGGTTCGATACCTGGGTTAATAATGCTGGTGTGTCTATTTTCGGTCTCTGTACAGAGGTGTCAATACCAGATATGAAGCGCATGTTCGATACCAACTTTTGGGGAACCGTTTATGGCTCGCGTGCTGCGGTCAAACACTTTAAGGAGCGGGGGAGCAACGGAGCACTGATAAATATCGGTAGCTTTTTTGGCGATCGGGCAACACCCGTTCAGTCCACCTATTCAGCTTCAAAACACGCACTTCATGGCTGGACAGATGCTCTTCGGATGGAGTTAGAGGCAGAAAAGGCTCCAATCTCAGTCACGTTAATCCATCCCGGACGAATAGATACTCCATATAACGAGCACGCCCGCAGTTATATGCCCAAACAGCCTGCCCATCGCGGTATGATCTACCCACCGGAGGCAGTCGCTGAAGCCATTTTGTATTCAGCAGAGCATCCGAAGCGGGATATGTTTGTTGGTTTCCAAGCTAAGTTCTTCGCCGTACTAGGTGGCATATCTCCACGCCTGATGGATAAGTTAATGGAGATATGGATGTTTCCTTCTCAACAATCGGATCGCCCCTCGCGAGACAGAGAGGATAACGCCCTCTATCAAGCTGGTTATGGTATGCACGAGAGAGGAACGCATCAAGGATGGATTAGATCGGGTAGCATATACGTGAAAGTCTCAAAGTATCCAGTTTTTACAACTATAGCTGTTGCTGGTCTGAGTGTAGCTATTTGGTTACTGGCAACATCGGTTGTGTGA
- a CDS encoding EAL domain-containing protein — translation MEPTSPISKTCRCQHVTRCQAKEAGKLFFWFPIPHTLKKVTSYLQQFKLKYELMHERPGLILDCRAGQTQEIARNLAQLLAPRELIETQVLFIRGAIQPQLQDFSDIASLQRFIKFSQSDWLVDMLATERFTSHFQPIVSIQDTSQIYGYESLLRGLDEHSNLVPPGPILELATESGLLPQLDRVARLSAIAQFSRHQVNGHIFINCSPTALYDPVFCLRTTVEAIDRAGISHKRVVFEVVESDNPQDLAHLQSVLQYYRDAGFLVALDDLGSGYSSLNLIHQLRPDFIKLDMGLIRDVHKDLYKASITEKLLEITQKLNIQTVAEGIECIEELNWLRERGATFAQGYLIAKPSEVPVTSTPNFDTIALSAASTSNKQVEQRVQHQSESERIVAAVTQRIRQSLELDDILQNTADEVRQLFEVDRVVIYQFEPDWSGFVAVESLADECKSILGFHVMDTCFQSTHAVFYQQGNTRAIEDIETEGLAPCHVNLLRSLCVRANLIVPILQQERLWGLLIAHQCRSTRQWQQSEINLFNQLAAQAAIAIQQSELYHQLQQANQELQRLASSDGLTQVANRRCFDDILNAEWQRLAREQASLSLILCDVDCFKLYNDTYGHLAGDDVLRHVAKAISQTVKRPADLVARYGGEEFAVILPNTGIEEAITVAREIQTNVSALQLPHPNSQIDQFITLSIGVATIIPHSQSSSSTLVAAADQGLYQAKAQGRNCVVQMDCKNTEARFVLEQAKVSRPTLVL, via the coding sequence ATGGAGCCAACATCTCCTATCTCCAAGACTTGTCGTTGTCAACATGTTACACGCTGCCAGGCTAAAGAAGCAGGTAAGCTCTTTTTCTGGTTCCCCATTCCACATACTCTAAAAAAAGTCACCTCTTACCTACAGCAATTTAAGCTTAAGTACGAACTTATGCACGAGCGACCCGGACTGATTTTGGACTGTAGAGCCGGACAGACCCAAGAAATTGCTCGTAACCTAGCTCAACTACTTGCACCGCGAGAATTAATAGAAACACAAGTCCTTTTTATTCGAGGCGCTATCCAACCTCAACTTCAGGACTTTAGTGACATCGCCTCACTACAACGCTTTATTAAGTTTAGCCAGTCGGACTGGCTGGTTGATATGCTGGCAACAGAACGATTTACCAGTCACTTTCAACCGATCGTTTCTATTCAAGATACATCCCAAATTTATGGATATGAGTCTCTGTTGCGGGGACTAGACGAACACAGCAATTTAGTACCCCCAGGACCAATCTTAGAGTTAGCAACCGAATCCGGTCTTTTGCCACAACTCGACCGAGTTGCTCGCTTGAGCGCGATCGCCCAATTCAGCCGCCATCAAGTAAACGGACACATCTTCATCAATTGTTCGCCAACAGCTCTTTATGACCCCGTTTTTTGCCTGCGAACTACGGTAGAAGCAATCGATCGAGCAGGTATTTCCCACAAACGGGTTGTCTTTGAAGTCGTCGAGTCAGACAATCCTCAAGATTTAGCCCACCTTCAATCAGTACTTCAGTACTATCGAGATGCTGGTTTTTTAGTAGCTCTTGATGACCTCGGTTCTGGTTATTCTAGCTTGAATTTGATCCATCAGTTACGACCAGACTTTATTAAGTTGGACATGGGCTTAATTCGAGACGTGCATAAAGACCTGTACAAAGCCTCAATTACCGAAAAGCTTCTAGAAATTACTCAAAAGTTAAACATTCAGACTGTCGCTGAAGGGATCGAGTGCATTGAAGAACTAAACTGGCTGCGAGAGCGGGGAGCAACGTTTGCTCAAGGTTATTTAATTGCCAAACCCAGTGAAGTTCCTGTTACTTCAACTCCTAACTTTGATACGATTGCTTTAAGTGCAGCATCAACATCTAACAAGCAGGTTGAGCAGCGCGTCCAACACCAAAGCGAGTCCGAGAGAATTGTCGCAGCTGTAACACAGCGCATCCGACAATCGTTAGAGTTAGACGATATCTTACAAAATACAGCTGATGAGGTACGGCAACTGTTTGAGGTAGATCGAGTGGTAATCTATCAGTTCGAGCCGGACTGGAGCGGGTTTGTTGCTGTAGAATCCCTAGCGGATGAGTGCAAATCTATTCTTGGATTTCACGTTATGGACACGTGCTTTCAATCTACCCATGCAGTTTTCTACCAACAAGGCAATACCAGAGCAATTGAAGATATTGAAACTGAGGGATTAGCTCCGTGTCATGTTAACCTCCTTCGGAGCTTATGCGTCCGGGCAAATCTCATCGTGCCTATCTTGCAGCAAGAGCGTTTGTGGGGACTATTAATCGCTCATCAATGCCGCAGTACCAGACAATGGCAGCAATCGGAGATTAACTTGTTTAACCAACTCGCAGCTCAAGCGGCGATCGCCATTCAGCAATCGGAACTCTACCATCAACTACAGCAAGCAAATCAGGAATTACAGCGCCTTGCTTCTTCGGATGGTCTGACTCAAGTGGCAAATCGGCGCTGCTTTGATGATATACTCAACGCAGAGTGGCAAAGGTTAGCACGAGAGCAGGCATCGCTATCTTTGATTTTGTGTGATGTCGATTGCTTTAAGCTTTACAACGATACTTATGGACATCTCGCAGGAGATGATGTGCTCAGACACGTTGCCAAGGCAATCTCTCAGACAGTTAAACGCCCTGCCGATTTAGTTGCTCGCTATGGTGGAGAAGAGTTTGCAGTCATTTTGCCGAATACTGGTATCGAAGAAGCTATTACGGTTGCAAGAGAAATTCAAACAAATGTTAGTGCATTACAGCTGCCTCATCCGAATTCTCAAATCGATCAATTCATTACACTCAGTATTGGCGTGGCAACTATAATTCCTCACAGCCAATCATCGAGCTCGACTTTAGTGGCTGCTGCTGACCAGGGACTCTACCAGGCAAAAGCACAAGGGAGAAATTGTGTGGTGCAAATGGATTGTAAAAATACTGAGGCTAGATTTGTCCTCGAGCAAGCAAAAGTATCGCGGCCAACACTTGTTCTTTAA
- a CDS encoding serine hydrolase, whose translation MYKYISSVFFIILLTLNLMFPPSALAESELQKRSLAQIQTPEQSMSPKAALERLFISKQIQPEWFSPEFLAQVSIIQIRQVLSGLKNQLGTYQGIQSNARDFLVLFSQASVPTQIVLNSKGQISGLLFQPPQAKVMSLEEAIAQFKALPGQVSFLVREGKTTKAALNTTTPLAVGSAFKLAVLQALKSQIASGKRTWKDVVQLQPSEKSLPSGMLHTWPDGSYLTVQTLASLMISLSDNTATDILINLLGREEIEPVSPRNRPFLTTRELFVLKGSGNRDLLKRYQTSNESQRRTILREIAKKPLPDVNEFVGTNPVALDVEWFFTAEELCQLIEQVADLPLMSINPGVANTENWQRVAYKGGSEPGVFNMTTWLQAKNGKNYCVVAIWNNSNASLEESKFMALYSGVLAKLAANN comes from the coding sequence ATGTATAAATATATTAGCAGTGTTTTCTTCATTATCTTACTAACATTAAACTTAATGTTTCCTCCTTCGGCGTTAGCAGAAAGTGAACTTCAAAAACGCTCGCTTGCTCAAATACAAACCCCAGAACAATCAATGTCCCCCAAAGCAGCTTTAGAAAGATTATTTATTAGCAAACAAATACAACCTGAGTGGTTTTCACCGGAATTTTTAGCTCAAGTTTCAATTATACAGATACGCCAAGTGCTCTCAGGGTTAAAAAATCAATTGGGAACTTATCAAGGTATACAAAGTAACGCTCGAGATTTCTTGGTTCTCTTTAGTCAAGCTTCAGTACCAACTCAAATAGTGCTAAATAGCAAAGGACAGATTTCGGGGTTGCTGTTTCAACCACCGCAAGCTAAAGTCATGAGTTTAGAAGAAGCGATCGCTCAATTTAAAGCTTTACCCGGTCAAGTGAGTTTCCTAGTTCGGGAAGGCAAAACGACAAAGGCTGCATTAAATACCACAACACCCCTAGCTGTCGGCTCAGCTTTCAAGCTAGCAGTACTCCAAGCACTGAAATCACAAATTGCTTCAGGCAAACGCACGTGGAAAGATGTCGTGCAATTGCAACCAAGTGAGAAAAGTTTACCATCTGGAATGTTACACACATGGCCAGACGGATCGTACTTGACAGTGCAAACACTTGCGAGTTTGATGATTTCTCTCAGTGATAATACGGCAACAGATATCTTAATTAATTTGCTTGGACGAGAGGAAATTGAGCCCGTGTCACCCCGTAACCGTCCCTTCCTGACTACCCGCGAATTATTTGTTTTAAAAGGTTCTGGAAATCGCGACTTGTTGAAACGCTATCAAACAAGCAACGAATCTCAACGCCGCACGATCCTGAGAGAGATTGCAAAAAAACCACTTCCCGATGTGAATGAATTTGTGGGAACTAACCCAGTTGCCCTAGATGTAGAATGGTTTTTTACAGCAGAAGAACTCTGCCAACTTATAGAACAAGTTGCCGATTTGCCACTGATGAGTATTAATCCTGGTGTTGCCAATACCGAAAATTGGCAACGGGTAGCGTATAAAGGGGGATCTGAGCCTGGTGTTTTCAATATGACAACTTGGTTACAGGCAAAGAACGGTAAAAATTACTGTGTAGTAGCTATTTGGAATAATAGCAATGCATCTTTAGAAGAGTCGAAATTTATGGCATTGTATAGTGGGGTGCTTGCCAAACTAGCAGCTAATAATTAG
- a CDS encoding helix-turn-helix domain-containing protein — MTLTINSDVYSQLLSKYQPRIIKTEAENEEFLEVVEELLARQKLTPEESTILELLVKLIEDFENKHYQLNHSTPRSRMIHLMEAQNIKKDNLVKVFGSSDIVDKVLNGELEIDSQQALALGKLLYVDSSLFFSE; from the coding sequence ATGACCCTTACTATTAACTCAGATGTATACAGCCAATTACTTTCTAAATATCAACCTCGAATTATTAAAACAGAAGCTGAAAATGAGGAATTTTTAGAGGTGGTAGAGGAATTGCTGGCTCGCCAAAAGCTTACTCCTGAAGAAAGTACAATTTTAGAGCTATTGGTAAAGTTAATTGAAGACTTTGAAAATAAACATTATCAGTTAAACCATTCTACACCGCGTTCTCGAATGATTCATCTGATGGAAGCACAGAATATTAAGAAGGATAATTTAGTAAAAGTTTTTGGTTCATCTGATATTGTTGATAAAGTCCTGAATGGTGAATTAGAAATAGATTCACAACAGGCTTTAGCGTTAGGAAAATTATTATATGTTGATTCTAGTTTATTTTTCTCTGAATAG
- a CDS encoding type II toxin-antitoxin system HigB family toxin — MHVISRKKLQEFCQRHGDCYEALDDWYKIASKAHWGNLVEVQTTYPQAEAVSNFTVFNIKGNKYRLIVSINYEKQVIYIKYVLTHAEYDKEHWKNDPYY, encoded by the coding sequence ATGCACGTTATTAGCCGTAAAAAGTTACAAGAATTTTGCCAACGACACGGAGATTGCTACGAAGCACTAGATGACTGGTATAAAATTGCAAGTAAAGCTCATTGGGGAAACTTAGTAGAAGTTCAAACCACTTATCCTCAAGCGGAAGCGGTTAGTAACTTTACAGTTTTTAATATCAAAGGGAATAAATATAGATTGATTGTTAGTATTAATTACGAGAAACAAGTTATCTATATTAAATATGTCTTAACTCATGCAGAATATGACAAAGAGCACTGGAAAAATGACCCTTACTATTAA
- a CDS encoding slipin family protein yields the protein MWKTFYIKPNEIGILYHRSDFKKILQPGTYRYFGRHWQVTTYDLNQPEAKIDNLELLLRDSSSELQQHLLVVRTAYNQAALVRLGQNWVSVPPNQLRAFWRGFIDVEPHIFNLEESLELPAEFVPQVRGIPLSGLKKFQISESEIGLLYVQNNFVRPLEPGEYAFWSYDKDVSLRTLSRIVPNPSFPLEDVLIEKHPDFVAAYCDIVQLLTSEVAIVRYQGKVISILPPCSRKLFWQGVEVEVIDISTDAKLPPRLVAELVTGLPETLALSRNSLHIREVPAQHLGLLYINQEYQTQLQAGMHAWWLFGRSLQTEIFDLRYSTLEVSGQDILSKDKVPLRLNLTAGYRILDPLRAKNGLSDINTYLYKELQFALRGAVGERTLDALLEDKGAIDRSVSEYVRQKTADYGIEVDSVGVKDIILPGEIKTILSKVVEAEKAAQANGVRRREETAATRSMLNTAKVMEDNPVALRLKELEVLERIAEKIEKIQVNGSLDSILTDLIRINRQ from the coding sequence ATGTGGAAAACGTTTTATATCAAACCTAACGAAATTGGAATCTTATATCACCGCAGTGATTTTAAGAAAATTTTGCAGCCTGGTACTTACAGGTATTTTGGGCGTCACTGGCAAGTCACAACTTATGACCTCAACCAACCGGAAGCGAAGATTGATAACCTCGAACTTTTGCTGCGCGATAGCAGTTCCGAGCTACAACAGCATCTTCTAGTTGTGCGAACAGCTTACAACCAAGCAGCTCTAGTACGGTTGGGTCAAAATTGGGTGAGCGTTCCACCCAACCAACTACGGGCTTTTTGGCGCGGTTTTATAGATGTAGAACCCCATATCTTTAACTTAGAAGAAAGCTTGGAATTACCTGCCGAATTCGTCCCGCAAGTACGTGGAATCCCCTTGAGTGGACTGAAAAAATTCCAAATTTCGGAGTCGGAAATTGGTTTGCTGTACGTGCAAAATAACTTTGTCCGACCACTAGAACCGGGCGAGTATGCTTTTTGGTCATACGACAAAGATGTTTCGCTCCGAACTCTCAGCCGTATTGTACCTAATCCTAGTTTTCCCCTTGAAGATGTATTGATTGAAAAGCATCCCGATTTTGTTGCAGCTTACTGTGACATAGTACAATTGCTGACTTCGGAAGTAGCCATTGTACGATATCAAGGGAAAGTGATTTCCATCCTACCACCGTGCAGTCGCAAGCTGTTTTGGCAAGGTGTTGAGGTAGAGGTTATTGACATTAGTACTGATGCTAAGTTACCACCTCGCTTGGTTGCTGAGTTAGTAACAGGTTTGCCAGAAACTCTAGCCTTAAGCCGCAATTCTTTGCATATTCGCGAAGTTCCAGCACAACATCTGGGACTACTCTACATCAATCAAGAGTATCAAACACAACTCCAAGCAGGAATGCATGCATGGTGGCTGTTTGGGCGTTCTTTGCAAACAGAAATCTTTGACCTTCGCTACTCAACACTGGAAGTCTCCGGTCAAGACATTCTTTCTAAAGATAAAGTCCCTTTGCGCTTAAACTTAACTGCTGGTTATCGCATTCTCGACCCACTGAGAGCCAAGAACGGTTTATCGGATATTAACACTTACTTGTACAAAGAACTACAGTTTGCTTTACGTGGTGCTGTTGGGGAAAGAACTCTAGATGCTCTATTGGAGGATAAAGGCGCAATTGATAGAAGTGTCTCTGAATATGTCCGCCAGAAAACCGCAGACTATGGAATTGAAGTCGATTCTGTTGGGGTGAAAGATATTATTCTCCCTGGCGAGATTAAGACAATTTTGAGTAAGGTTGTGGAAGCAGAAAAAGCAGCCCAAGCGAACGGAGTCCGCCGTCGTGAAGAAACTGCTGCCACTCGCAGTATGTTGAATACTGCTAAGGTGATGGAGGATAACCCCGTAGCGTTGCGTCTGAAGGAATTGGAAGTACTCGAACGAATTGCCGAGAAGATTGAGAAAATCCAAGTCAATGGTAGTTTGGATAGCATCTTGACAGATTTGATTCGGATTAATCGGCAGTAA
- a CDS encoding GNAT family N-acetyltransferase gives MERLYTYHQAYLYEMGKLPRNFLDDWQQIFSLLSSIELPVFAELGLRIGLGVGLAIGTGVGTYFITILLLSRKSSNYAVWVVEHKQQIVGWASLLMQTNYTVLSTIYIDPKHRLQGVGSHLLWRCLKNVRKPVYLICYPHLQGFYARIGFVSLSKQDMPKELQFSKLLGMRLLHEPTLITNQSSMTPPLLPKLSIRPFQEIEEQWHIYKTFWRRKRFRKSRLDVLTLVVLVSSRPFVALSGIVWSLEAIFGFTEFAHLNFSVLGIQFSGITITLWVFLFSISLLWFFAKCQEWIVERDGSLIGYIHFSHRGNCSILYNLHIEPQYNQQNLSKLLLARLNHQISRPLYFNCPRADRQFYTGLGFSLADRRELPFEFQFFQLTGYVPLKLTNLAMTDLLEQLVQSVEPICDRESIPLRSQTHLQAQQLKRKRWIWMTVAALLLGVYTIAPLFKIPQISSELKQQIPTEELKSDRIVQRLEGKESIRALAIASDNQTVARGNEDGKIQIWDLKSKSLQQTLNVSSSKIQSLALSPDNQTLIVGTSIGTIQLWNYKLGILQEILSPTHLGEIQTLKISRNGQTLVSSSWKDASVKVWDLNRGQIQHTINTGVEVLSVAESPDGQTLYIGTLGAIKIWDLEHHALVQHLAAHSREVEVIAMSADGKLLVSGGIDRQFTENKSFRDVSTVKIWDAQSFTLLKTLQIYSSSLESISISPDGKTIVFNDCCQARWWQWMKNKYVSDIYGLNHNTVLSSDGTTLVGVGFDRKTITIAKLSNLLQSSSSR, from the coding sequence ATGGAGAGATTATACACCTATCATCAAGCATATTTATATGAGATGGGAAAGCTGCCAAGAAATTTTCTAGACGATTGGCAACAAATTTTTTCGTTACTAAGCTCAATCGAACTACCTGTTTTTGCGGAATTGGGACTGAGAATTGGACTGGGAGTTGGACTGGCAATTGGAACTGGAGTTGGAACTTATTTCATTACTATATTGTTACTATCACGGAAATCTTCCAATTACGCCGTATGGGTTGTTGAGCATAAACAGCAAATTGTTGGATGGGCATCGCTTTTGATGCAAACAAACTATACCGTGCTTTCTACTATTTACATCGACCCCAAACATCGCTTGCAGGGCGTTGGCTCACACTTGCTCTGGCGGTGTTTGAAGAATGTGAGAAAACCTGTTTATCTCATCTGTTATCCTCACCTTCAAGGATTCTATGCACGTATTGGGTTTGTTTCTCTTTCCAAACAGGATATGCCTAAAGAACTGCAGTTCTCCAAACTACTTGGGATGAGATTGTTGCACGAACCAACACTAATAACAAACCAGTCATCAATGACTCCACCTCTGCTACCTAAACTCTCAATTCGTCCCTTCCAAGAGATTGAGGAGCAATGGCACATTTACAAAACCTTTTGGCGCAGGAAGCGATTTCGGAAATCTCGACTCGACGTCTTGACTTTAGTTGTTTTGGTATCAAGCCGTCCTTTTGTTGCGCTAAGTGGAATTGTCTGGAGTCTCGAAGCAATCTTTGGATTTACAGAGTTCGCTCACTTGAACTTTTCTGTACTTGGCATCCAATTCTCAGGAATAACTATTACCTTATGGGTGTTCTTGTTCTCAATAAGTCTGTTATGGTTCTTTGCTAAGTGTCAAGAGTGGATTGTTGAACGGGACGGTAGTCTCATTGGTTACATTCACTTTTCTCATAGAGGGAACTGTTCAATTTTATACAACTTACACATTGAACCCCAGTATAACCAACAAAATCTTAGCAAGTTGTTATTAGCGCGTCTCAACCATCAAATATCACGACCTCTCTATTTTAATTGCCCGCGTGCGGATAGACAGTTCTACACTGGGCTAGGCTTCTCACTCGCCGATCGCAGAGAACTGCCATTTGAGTTTCAGTTTTTTCAATTGACTGGTTATGTACCTCTTAAACTTACAAATTTGGCAATGACAGATTTACTGGAACAACTTGTTCAATCTGTAGAACCTATTTGCGATCGAGAAAGCATACCCTTACGCAGTCAGACTCACTTACAAGCTCAACAACTGAAGAGAAAAAGATGGATTTGGATGACTGTTGCAGCCCTTTTACTTGGAGTATATACGATCGCTCCTCTTTTCAAAATTCCTCAAATTTCCTCCGAACTCAAACAACAAATTCCAACAGAAGAGCTTAAAAGCGATCGCATCGTGCAACGCTTGGAAGGAAAAGAAAGTATTCGAGCTTTGGCGATCGCATCCGATAATCAGACAGTTGCTCGTGGTAACGAAGATGGTAAGATTCAAATTTGGGATCTCAAGAGCAAAAGCCTGCAACAAACTTTGAACGTTTCTTCTAGCAAGATTCAATCCCTTGCCTTGAGTCCAGACAATCAAACCTTAATTGTTGGCACATCAATAGGTACAATTCAACTTTGGAATTATAAACTTGGTATTTTACAGGAAATACTCTCTCCTACTCATCTTGGAGAAATTCAAACTTTAAAAATCAGTCGTAATGGTCAAACGTTAGTCAGTAGCAGTTGGAAAGACGCATCTGTTAAAGTTTGGGATTTGAATCGCGGGCAGATCCAACATACAATCAATACTGGCGTTGAAGTGCTTTCTGTAGCAGAAAGTCCTGATGGTCAAACTTTATATATTGGAACGCTAGGTGCTATCAAGATTTGGGATTTAGAGCATCACGCACTAGTACAACATTTGGCTGCTCATTCTCGTGAAGTGGAAGTTATTGCTATGAGCGCAGATGGTAAATTGCTTGTTTCTGGGGGTATCGATCGCCAATTTACTGAAAACAAAAGTTTTAGAGATGTTTCCACGGTCAAAATTTGGGATGCTCAAAGTTTCACACTGCTAAAAACATTGCAAATTTATTCTAGTTCGCTAGAGTCGATAAGTATCAGCCCTGATGGGAAAACGATCGTTTTTAATGATTGCTGTCAAGCTCGTTGGTGGCAATGGATGAAGAACAAATATGTTTCAGATATTTATGGGCTCAATCATAACACTGTGTTGAGTTCTGATGGTACAACTCTGGTTGGTGTTGGGTTCGATCGCAAAACAATAACGATCGCAAAGTTATCCAACCTCTTGCAATCAAGTTCTTCTCGCTGA
- a CDS encoding Uma2 family endonuclease produces the protein MTAKILIQPEEIIHLSGISWQTYESLLDELSKNRRLRLTYNRGNLEIIAPSPEYERYKTLMGRFVETIAEELEIRIEPFGSTTYKYPQLSGAEPDESFYLKNIDIIRGKKRIDLQQDPPPDLVVEIDITSSSENRLQIYSDIGIAEVWCYNGEDLSIYILQNQEYIKTEKSLAFPNLPILELVKFLEQVGEKDYLELVKEFRHWLQNCNK, from the coding sequence ATGACTGCAAAAATTCTTATTCAGCCCGAAGAGATTATTCATTTATCAGGTATTAGTTGGCAAACCTATGAAAGTTTACTTGATGAATTGAGCAAAAATCGTCGTCTTCGGCTAACTTACAACCGTGGCAATTTAGAAATCATAGCTCCTTCTCCAGAATACGAACGTTACAAGACTTTAATGGGACGCTTTGTTGAAACCATAGCTGAAGAATTAGAAATCAGAATTGAACCATTTGGTTCTACTACTTATAAGTATCCACAGTTGAGTGGAGCAGAACCAGATGAAAGTTTTTATTTGAAAAATATTGATATTATTCGTGGCAAAAAGAGGATAGACTTACAACAAGATCCCCCACCAGATTTAGTAGTTGAAATTGATATCACTAGCAGTTCTGAAAATCGCTTACAAATCTATTCAGATATAGGAATAGCAGAAGTTTGGTGTTACAATGGTGAAGATTTGAGTATTTATATACTTCAAAATCAAGAATATATTAAAACAGAAAAAAGTTTAGCCTTCCCAAATTTACCAATTTTAGAACTTGTTAAGTTTTTAGAACAAGTTGGAGAAAAAGATTATTTAGAGTTGGTGAAAGAATTTCGTCACTGGTTGCAGAATTGCAATAAATAA